The Rhizobium leguminosarum genome includes a region encoding these proteins:
- a CDS encoding LysR substrate-binding domain-containing protein: MKLSKQFPLNALRVFEAAARLGSFTKAGDELGMTQTAVSYQIKLLEENVGEPLFLRRPRQIALTDTGERLAPKVTEAFAMLHDAMATARDSVEGTLAISSTHTFASKWLAPRLGSFHLKHPAIAVRFQASSDIIDFAREQIDVGIRWGDGNWPGLALHRLMGLEFTPMLSPKLAEAAGGIREPRDLLDFDLFDAGDIWWKQWFEAAGVTETDLDRRPRNQLGSQAVEADAAIAGHGVAILHPAFYAAEIALGRLYQPFELTRSDGKAYWLVYPENRRNVPKIKAFRNWILEEMKAAGN; this comes from the coding sequence ATGAAACTCTCCAAACAATTCCCGCTGAATGCGTTGCGCGTCTTCGAGGCCGCTGCCCGGCTCGGAAGTTTCACCAAGGCGGGCGACGAACTCGGCATGACGCAGACCGCCGTCAGCTACCAGATTAAGCTGCTGGAGGAGAATGTCGGCGAGCCGCTCTTCCTGCGCCGTCCCCGCCAGATCGCACTGACAGACACCGGCGAGCGGCTGGCCCCGAAGGTGACCGAAGCTTTCGCCATGCTGCACGACGCGATGGCGACGGCGCGCGACAGCGTCGAAGGCACACTCGCCATCAGTTCGACCCATACCTTCGCCTCGAAGTGGCTGGCGCCGCGCCTTGGCTCCTTCCACTTGAAACATCCGGCGATCGCGGTGCGCTTTCAGGCGAGTTCTGACATCATCGACTTCGCCCGCGAGCAGATCGATGTCGGCATCCGCTGGGGCGACGGCAACTGGCCGGGGCTGGCGCTGCACCGACTGATGGGCCTGGAGTTCACGCCGATGCTGAGCCCGAAGCTGGCGGAGGCGGCAGGCGGCATCAGAGAGCCGCGCGATCTCCTGGACTTCGATCTCTTCGACGCCGGCGACATCTGGTGGAAACAATGGTTCGAGGCAGCCGGCGTCACAGAGACGGATCTCGATCGGCGCCCGCGCAACCAGCTCGGCTCTCAGGCGGTCGAAGCCGATGCGGCAATCGCCGGCCATGGCGTCGCCATCCTTCATCCTGCCTTCTATGCGGCCGAGATCGCGCTCGGCCGGCTCTACCAGCCCTTCGAACTGACCCGCAGCGACGGCAAGGCCTACTGGCTCGTCTACCCCGAAAACCGTCGTAACGTGCCCAAGATCAAGGCCTTCCGCAACTGGATTCTCGAGGAGATGAAGGCAGCCGGAAATTGA
- the puuD gene encoding urate hydroxylase PuuD, giving the protein MYEYAIAWEWLAFAARWFHVITAIAWIGSSFYFIALDLGLVKRPHLPPGAYGEEWQVHGGGFYHIQKYLVAPAQMPEHLTWFKYESYFTWISGFLMLCIVYYGGADLFLIDRHVLDISPTVAILISLGSLALGWLVYDLLCKSPLGRNTWGLMAVLYVVLVFMAWGYTQLFTGRAAFLHLGAFTATIMSANVFMIIIPNQKIVVADLIAGRVPDPKYGQVAKQRSLHNNYLTLPVIFFMLSNHYPLSFGTQFNWVIAALVFLMGVTIRHWFNTTHARKGRPTWTWIVTIILFILIMWLSTVPKLLTGETDAAAVAPAFQQFAGDPHFPAVKQLVSTRCSMCHAAEPVYEGIVRPPNGVMLENDAEIAAHAREIYIQAGRSHAMPPGNITDITPDERKLLVAWFESAVEGKKQ; this is encoded by the coding sequence ATGTATGAATATGCCATAGCATGGGAATGGCTCGCCTTTGCGGCGCGCTGGTTCCATGTCATTACCGCGATCGCCTGGATCGGATCGTCCTTTTATTTCATCGCGCTCGATCTCGGACTGGTGAAACGCCCGCATCTGCCACCCGGCGCCTATGGCGAGGAATGGCAGGTCCATGGCGGCGGCTTCTATCATATCCAGAAATATCTGGTGGCGCCCGCCCAGATGCCGGAGCACCTGACCTGGTTCAAGTACGAGAGCTATTTCACCTGGATATCCGGCTTCCTGATGCTATGCATCGTCTATTACGGCGGCGCCGACCTCTTCCTGATCGATCGCCACGTGCTGGATATCAGTCCGACCGTCGCAATCCTGATCTCGCTAGGGTCGCTTGCCCTCGGCTGGCTCGTCTACGATCTGCTCTGCAAGTCGCCGCTTGGGCGGAACACCTGGGGGCTGATGGCGGTGCTCTATGTCGTGCTCGTCTTCATGGCCTGGGGCTATACGCAGCTCTTCACCGGCCGGGCCGCATTCCTGCATCTCGGCGCCTTCACCGCGACGATCATGTCGGCCAACGTCTTCATGATCATCATTCCGAACCAGAAGATCGTCGTCGCCGACCTCATCGCCGGACGGGTTCCCGATCCTAAATACGGGCAGGTCGCCAAGCAGCGTTCGCTACACAATAACTACCTGACGCTGCCCGTCATCTTCTTCATGCTGTCGAACCATTATCCGCTGTCCTTCGGTACGCAATTCAACTGGGTGATCGCGGCTCTGGTCTTCCTGATGGGCGTCACTATCCGCCACTGGTTCAACACGACGCATGCCAGAAAGGGCCGGCCGACCTGGACCTGGATCGTCACCATCATTCTCTTCATTCTGATCATGTGGCTTTCGACCGTGCCGAAGCTGCTGACCGGCGAAACCGATGCGGCGGCGGTCGCGCCCGCCTTCCAGCAATTCGCCGGCGATCCGCATTTCCCCGCCGTCAAGCAACTGGTCTCGACGCGCTGTTCCATGTGCCACGCGGCCGAGCCGGTCTATGAGGGTATCGTGCGGCCGCCCAATGGCGTGATGCTCGAAAACGACGCGGAAATCGCCGCCCATGCCCGCGAGATCTATATACAGGCGGGCCGCAGCCATGCCATGCCGCCCGGCAACATCACCGACATCACGCCGGACGAACGCAAGCTGCTGGTCGCCTGGTTCGAGAGCGCAGTCGAAGGCAAGAAACAATGA
- the guaD gene encoding guanine deaminase produces the protein MTTTLLRGRLLSFHRAPLSLADSQSYLYEEDGCLLVEDGLITAIGPYADVKAKAATDTAEIDHRPHLIMPGFIDMHLHFPQMQVIASYAANLLEWLNTYTFPEECRFVESAHAERIATHFYDELIRHGTTTAVAYCSVHKTSADAFFAEAMRRNMRMVGGKVMMDRNAPQGLLDTPEMGYDETRQVISDWHGKGRNHVAITPRFAITSTPAQMEATSALAREFPDLHIQTHLSENHDEIRFTCELYPDAIDYTDIYARYGLLGPKSLFGHCIHLSEREADAMSEAGAVAVHCPTSNLFLGSGLFPLKALTRREKPVRIGVATDIGGGSSYSMLRTMDEAYKIQQLLGERLNPLESYYLMTRGNAEALSLADRIGTLEPGTEADLVVLDATATPAMALKMEVVKTLPEELFLLQTMGDDRAIAETYVAGVSLKKNL, from the coding sequence ATGACGACGACACTCCTGCGCGGCCGCCTGCTTTCCTTTCACCGCGCGCCGCTAAGCCTCGCCGACAGCCAAAGCTATCTTTACGAAGAGGATGGCTGCCTGCTGGTCGAAGATGGGCTGATCACGGCTATCGGCCCCTATGCCGACGTCAAGGCAAAAGCAGCCACGGACACGGCCGAGATTGACCACCGCCCGCATCTGATCATGCCGGGCTTCATCGATATGCACCTGCATTTTCCGCAGATGCAGGTGATTGCCTCCTACGCCGCCAACCTGCTCGAATGGCTGAATACCTATACCTTTCCCGAGGAATGCCGTTTCGTCGAAAGCGCGCATGCAGAAAGGATCGCCACGCATTTCTACGACGAGTTGATCCGCCACGGCACGACGACGGCGGTCGCCTATTGCTCCGTGCACAAGACCTCGGCCGACGCCTTCTTCGCCGAGGCGATGAGGCGCAATATGCGCATGGTCGGCGGCAAGGTGATGATGGACCGCAATGCCCCGCAGGGCCTGCTCGACACGCCCGAGATGGGCTATGACGAGACCCGCCAGGTGATATCGGACTGGCACGGCAAGGGCCGCAACCACGTCGCCATCACCCCGCGCTTCGCCATCACCTCGACACCGGCGCAGATGGAAGCGACATCAGCCCTTGCCCGCGAATTTCCCGATCTGCACATCCAGACGCATCTTTCGGAAAATCACGACGAAATCAGATTCACCTGCGAACTCTATCCCGACGCGATCGACTATACCGACATCTATGCCCGCTACGGCCTGCTCGGGCCGAAAAGCCTCTTCGGCCATTGCATACACCTGTCCGAGCGCGAGGCCGACGCGATGAGCGAGGCGGGGGCCGTCGCCGTCCACTGCCCGACCTCGAACCTCTTCCTCGGCTCCGGCCTGTTTCCGCTGAAGGCGCTGACGCGGCGGGAAAAGCCGGTTCGCATCGGCGTGGCGACCGATATCGGCGGCGGCTCCAGCTATTCGATGCTGCGGACGATGGACGAGGCCTACAAGATCCAGCAGCTGCTCGGCGAACGGCTGAACCCGCTGGAAAGCTACTACCTGATGACGCGCGGCAATGCCGAAGCCCTGTCGCTGGCGGACCGGATCGGCACGCTGGAACCCGGCACCGAGGCCGATCTCGTCGTTCTCGATGCAACGGCGACACCGGCCATGGCGCTGAAGATGGAAGTGGTGAAGACGCTGCCCGAGGAACTCTTCCTGCTGCAGACGATGGGTGACGACCGGGCGATCGCCGAGACCTATGTGGCCGGTGTTTCTTTGAAAAAGAACCTTTAA
- a CDS encoding type II toxin-antitoxin system ParD family antitoxin has translation MDLTVSVPDELASYIKKKIDSGDYHSSSDVVSEALRLLEERDSAKAREIEHLRDAWREGVKSGDFSPLDIEAVKAEGRRRFAASKA, from the coding sequence ATGGACCTGACCGTTTCAGTGCCGGACGAACTTGCCAGCTACATCAAGAAAAAGATCGATTCCGGCGATTACCACTCTTCGAGCGATGTCGTGAGCGAAGCCCTGCGACTTCTGGAAGAGCGTGACAGTGCAAAAGCCCGCGAGATTGAACATTTGCGGGATGCATGGCGTGAGGGTGTGAAAAGCGGCGATTTCTCGCCTCTGGATATTGAAGCGGTGAAGGCTGAAGGGCGCCGACGATTTGCAGCATCTAAAGCTTGA
- a CDS encoding type II toxin-antitoxin system RelE/ParE family toxin: MADVFYSSRARSDMLDLWLWVAGNSGLAMADTIIDRIEQRISSLGQHPQMGPKRPEIAADARVLVIERRLALYSVDNDDVRIVRILDGASDLHDIPWEE, from the coding sequence ATGGCCGATGTCTTCTATTCGAGCCGAGCCCGCTCGGACATGCTGGACCTTTGGTTGTGGGTTGCCGGCAACAGCGGCTTGGCCATGGCCGATACTATCATCGACCGCATCGAGCAGCGCATTTCTTCTCTGGGTCAGCATCCACAGATGGGTCCCAAGCGCCCGGAAATCGCCGCGGATGCCCGTGTGCTCGTGATCGAAAGGCGGCTTGCGCTCTACTCTGTCGACAACGATGACGTCCGCATCGTGCGCATCCTGGATGGGGCGAGCGACCTTCACGATATTCCGTGGGAAGAATGA
- a CDS encoding alpha-hydroxy acid oxidase, whose protein sequence is MATPLTIADLKKLAQRRVPKMFFDYADSGAWTESTYAANESDFSQIKLRQRVMVDMTDRTLETTMIGQKVSMPVALAPTGLTGMQHADGEMLAARAAEEFGVPFTLSTMSICSIEDVASATTRPFWFQLYVMRDKDFVLNLINRAKAAGCSALVLTADLQILGQRHKDLRNGLSAPPKFTPKHVWQMATRPFWCLDMLQTKRRNFGNIVGHAKNVTNIASLASWTHEQFDPRLSWADVAWIKEQWGGPLIIKGILDPEDAKAAADTGADAIVVSNHGGRQLDGAPSSISMLPKIVDAVGDRIEVHLDGGIRSGQDVLKAVALGAKGTYIGRPFLYGLGAMGKEGVSLALGIIRKEMDITMALCGKRDINDVNSSIIDGRQ, encoded by the coding sequence ATGGCCACTCCGCTCACCATCGCCGACCTGAAAAAGCTGGCACAGCGCCGTGTGCCGAAGATGTTTTTCGACTATGCGGATTCGGGCGCCTGGACGGAATCGACCTATGCAGCCAACGAGAGCGATTTCAGCCAGATCAAGCTGCGCCAGCGGGTGATGGTCGATATGACCGACCGCACGCTGGAAACGACGATGATCGGCCAGAAAGTGTCGATGCCGGTGGCCCTGGCGCCGACCGGACTGACCGGCATGCAGCATGCCGATGGCGAGATGCTGGCGGCACGCGCCGCCGAGGAATTCGGCGTTCCCTTCACGCTTTCGACGATGAGCATCTGCTCGATCGAGGACGTCGCGTCAGCGACGACACGCCCCTTCTGGTTCCAGCTCTACGTGATGAGGGACAAGGATTTTGTCCTCAACCTCATCAACCGCGCCAAGGCGGCCGGATGCTCGGCGCTGGTGCTGACCGCCGATCTGCAGATCCTCGGCCAGCGGCATAAAGACCTGCGCAACGGCCTGTCGGCGCCGCCGAAATTCACGCCGAAACATGTCTGGCAGATGGCGACCCGGCCCTTCTGGTGCCTGGACATGCTGCAGACCAAGCGCCGCAACTTCGGCAATATCGTCGGCCATGCGAAAAATGTCACCAATATCGCCTCGCTGGCCTCGTGGACACATGAGCAGTTCGATCCGCGGCTGTCCTGGGCGGATGTCGCCTGGATCAAGGAACAATGGGGCGGCCCGCTGATCATCAAGGGCATACTCGATCCGGAGGATGCGAAGGCGGCCGCCGACACCGGCGCCGATGCGATTGTCGTCTCCAATCATGGCGGGCGTCAGCTTGACGGCGCCCCCTCATCGATCAGCATGCTACCGAAGATCGTCGACGCCGTCGGCGACCGTATCGAGGTCCATCTCGACGGCGGCATCCGCTCCGGCCAGGACGTGCTGAAGGCCGTGGCGCTCGGCGCCAAGGGCACCTATATTGGCCGCCCCTTCCTCTACGGCCTCGGCGCCATGGGCAAGGAAGGCGTATCGCTGGCGCTCGGCATCATCCGCAAGGAGATGGACATCACCATGGCGCTCTGCGGCAAGCGCGACATCAACGACGTGAATTCGTCGATCATCGACGGGCGGCAGTGA
- a CDS encoding bifunctional alpha/beta hydrolase/class I SAM-dependent methyltransferase → MLQTADSVQPASTARPMHESEFASHDGTRLFYRTWHSTGAAARGAIILLHRGHEHSGRVAHLATELGLDDFAFYAWDARGHGRSPGERGYSPSFAASARDLDCFVRHVSETSGIAVEDIAVIAQSVGAVLATTWVHDYAPPIRALVLASPAFSVKLYVPFAKEGIAFWEKLKGTFFVNSYVKAKFLTHDPERIASYESDPLITRPIASNILLQLYEAAARVVADARAITVPTQLLISGSDWVVRHAPQHRFYENLGSRIKERHVLAGFYHDTLGEKDRAIALAEVRRFIDACFAEPWAPADLRTAHIQGYTKDEADRLASPLDATSPRGIYWALSRLNIKIGALVSEGIRTGVKTGFDSGSTLDYVYENKPRGLGPGGRLIDKVFLEAIGWRGIRQRKLHLQELIDRALQRLKAAGRSTHMLDIAAGHGRYVLDAIETAAVRPDSARLQDYSSINVDAGRKSIATRGLSDFVSFRQQDAFDGEGLAAITPAPDLAIVSGLYELFSDNALIAASLDGIARAMQPDGLLVYTNQPWHPQLEMIARALTSHRGGEAWVMRRRTQEEMDQLVAAAGFRKIEQRIDQWGIFTVSLAERV, encoded by the coding sequence GTGCTGCAAACTGCCGATAGTGTGCAACCCGCCTCGACGGCCAGGCCAATGCATGAATCCGAATTCGCATCGCATGACGGCACCCGACTGTTTTATCGGACGTGGCATTCGACGGGCGCTGCAGCAAGGGGCGCAATCATTCTTCTCCATCGCGGCCACGAGCATAGCGGCCGCGTCGCCCATCTCGCCACCGAGCTCGGCCTCGATGATTTTGCCTTCTACGCCTGGGACGCCCGCGGCCACGGGCGTTCGCCGGGAGAGCGCGGCTATTCGCCATCCTTTGCAGCCTCTGCGCGTGATCTCGATTGCTTCGTCCGCCATGTCAGCGAGACAAGTGGTATTGCCGTCGAAGACATCGCCGTCATTGCACAGAGCGTCGGCGCAGTGCTGGCCACCACCTGGGTGCACGACTATGCGCCGCCGATCCGCGCGCTGGTGCTGGCCTCACCGGCCTTCAGCGTCAAGCTCTACGTGCCTTTTGCCAAAGAGGGCATTGCGTTCTGGGAAAAGCTCAAGGGAACGTTCTTCGTCAATTCCTATGTCAAGGCGAAGTTCTTGACGCATGACCCCGAGCGCATCGCCTCGTACGAATCCGACCCATTGATCACCCGGCCGATTGCCTCCAACATCCTGTTGCAGCTCTATGAGGCGGCAGCCCGGGTCGTCGCCGACGCCCGCGCCATCACCGTGCCAACCCAGCTGCTGATCTCCGGCAGCGACTGGGTGGTGCGACACGCGCCGCAGCACCGGTTTTACGAAAACCTCGGCAGCCGCATCAAGGAACGGCATGTGCTTGCCGGCTTCTACCATGACACGCTCGGCGAAAAGGACCGCGCGATTGCCCTGGCCGAGGTCCGCCGTTTTATCGACGCGTGTTTCGCCGAGCCCTGGGCACCTGCCGACCTTCGCACCGCCCATATCCAGGGCTATACCAAGGACGAGGCCGACCGGCTCGCGAGCCCGCTTGATGCGACATCCCCACGCGGCATCTACTGGGCGCTCAGCCGCCTCAACATCAAGATCGGCGCTCTGGTGTCAGAAGGCATAAGGACCGGGGTCAAGACCGGCTTTGATTCCGGCTCGACGCTCGATTACGTCTACGAGAACAAGCCGCGCGGGCTCGGCCCCGGTGGGCGTTTGATCGACAAGGTGTTTCTCGAGGCGATCGGCTGGCGCGGCATCAGGCAGCGCAAGCTGCACCTGCAGGAGCTGATCGACCGCGCGCTGCAGCGCCTGAAAGCCGCCGGCCGCAGTACCCACATGCTCGACATAGCGGCCGGGCATGGCCGTTATGTCCTTGATGCGATCGAGACGGCTGCCGTGCGTCCCGATAGTGCGCGGTTGCAGGACTATTCCTCCATCAACGTCGACGCCGGCCGCAAGAGCATTGCCACGCGCGGACTGAGTGATTTCGTGAGCTTCCGCCAGCAGGATGCCTTTGACGGCGAGGGGCTGGCTGCAATCACGCCGGCTCCGGATCTCGCGATCGTCTCCGGCCTATACGAGCTGTTTTCCGACAATGCGCTGATCGCCGCTTCGCTCGATGGGATCGCCCGTGCGATGCAGCCCGATGGTCTGCTCGTCTACACCAACCAGCCATGGCATCCGCAACTGGAGATGATCGCCCGCGCCCTGACGTCGCACCGCGGCGGCGAGGCGTGGGTGATGCGGCGGCGGACGCAAGAGGAAATGGACCAGCTGGTCGCCGCAGCCGGTTTCCGCAAGATCGAGCAGCGCATCGACCAGTGGGGCATTTTCACCGTCTCGCTGGCTGAGAGAGTCTGA
- a CDS encoding CDP-alcohol phosphatidyltransferase family protein, protein MSVYQLKSRFQSILRPLVRSLAARGVTANQVTSVAAAVSVALGLFLSLAPPPHWFLLVPVWFLLRMGLNAIDGMLAREHGQKSILGAYLNEIGDVVSDVALYLPFALIDPNGLMPAMAVIFLSALTEFTGVLGQTVGASRRYDGPLGKSDRAVLFGALGIFVAVGGTFAAWTSWLWAVVALLLIWTIINRISAGIREAHTAAR, encoded by the coding sequence ATGTCTGTTTATCAATTGAAGTCCCGATTTCAGAGCATTCTTCGCCCTCTGGTGCGCTCACTCGCGGCACGAGGCGTCACCGCCAATCAGGTGACTTCAGTTGCTGCCGCCGTCTCGGTGGCACTTGGCCTTTTTCTGAGCCTCGCCCCGCCTCCGCATTGGTTCCTGCTGGTGCCTGTGTGGTTTCTCCTGCGCATGGGCCTCAATGCCATCGACGGCATGCTCGCGCGCGAACATGGGCAGAAGAGCATCTTAGGCGCGTATCTGAACGAGATCGGTGACGTCGTGTCGGATGTCGCCCTGTATTTGCCGTTTGCCCTCATCGATCCCAACGGTTTGATGCCGGCGATGGCCGTCATCTTCCTCTCGGCGCTGACGGAATTTACCGGCGTTCTGGGTCAAACGGTCGGCGCAAGCCGGCGTTACGACGGGCCGCTGGGCAAAAGCGACCGTGCGGTGCTTTTCGGCGCGCTCGGCATCTTTGTCGCGGTCGGTGGTACGTTTGCAGCATGGACATCGTGGCTTTGGGCGGTAGTGGCTCTACTTCTCATATGGACGATCATCAACCGCATTAGCGCCGGTATTCGCGAGGCACACACGGCCGCCCGATAG
- a CDS encoding PspA/IM30 family protein, producing the protein MLYVLPMATTGKTPHPSLLRYTLAPDDYARQALDDTIAAYLRMIEILTGLVADKAGANLVVLHDLAYETVREQTGLPARLVTLGLRDFAANRGVTADPPHLPLDDKLFAIKGPSDLTIATVHGRVAVPFDVAGYSRGWESIFPAYLVAGQDRYEIHIGVTPNSARMEENMTNEGILSRMGRLIAGIANAAIDKAEGVNKIAVIEQAVREIDAAADEARTDLGKARAEEYRIQSRRDEIVEDLNALDQKIRLAVSNQRDDLAKAGVARQIDLESQIAALDKALADAREQVDEGQKALQAVLATRREADARLADFKRSIARHPEQAATGHIQPAPGADAARAAAAVSRLTGVPAGEHGHSSELDELDRLHREQAIEARLARFKADNR; encoded by the coding sequence GTGCTTTATGTTTTGCCTATGGCTACCACAGGCAAGACACCGCATCCATCGCTGCTGCGCTACACGCTGGCGCCTGACGATTACGCCCGGCAGGCGCTGGACGACACCATTGCCGCCTATCTCAGGATGATCGAAATCCTGACCGGCCTCGTCGCCGACAAGGCGGGCGCCAATCTCGTCGTGCTGCATGACCTTGCCTATGAAACCGTCCGCGAGCAGACGGGCTTGCCGGCAAGGCTGGTCACGCTCGGCCTTCGCGATTTCGCCGCCAATCGCGGCGTCACCGCCGATCCGCCGCATCTGCCGCTCGATGACAAGCTCTTCGCCATCAAAGGCCCCTCGGACCTGACGATCGCTACGGTGCACGGACGTGTTGCCGTGCCCTTCGATGTCGCGGGTTATTCACGGGGATGGGAGAGTATTTTTCCGGCCTACCTCGTTGCGGGCCAGGATCGCTACGAGATTCACATCGGCGTCACGCCGAATTCCGCTCGGATGGAGGAAAACATGACGAACGAAGGCATTCTCTCACGCATGGGTCGCCTGATCGCTGGCATCGCGAATGCGGCGATCGACAAGGCCGAAGGCGTAAACAAGATCGCCGTCATCGAACAGGCGGTCCGCGAGATCGATGCGGCGGCTGATGAGGCCCGCACCGATCTCGGCAAGGCGCGCGCGGAGGAATACCGCATCCAGAGCCGCCGAGACGAAATCGTCGAAGACCTGAACGCGCTCGACCAGAAGATCCGCCTCGCCGTCTCCAATCAGCGGGATGACCTGGCAAAGGCCGGCGTCGCCCGTCAGATCGATCTCGAATCCCAGATCGCAGCGCTCGATAAGGCGCTGGCCGATGCCAGGGAACAGGTGGACGAAGGCCAGAAAGCCTTGCAGGCCGTGCTCGCCACGCGCCGCGAGGCGGATGCTCGCCTTGCCGATTTCAAGCGCAGCATCGCCCGGCATCCCGAACAAGCAGCGACCGGTCATATTCAGCCCGCACCGGGTGCAGATGCTGCCCGCGCTGCCGCAGCCGTCTCGCGGCTGACCGGAGTTCCCGCTGGCGAGCATGGCCACAGTTCCGAATTGGACGAACTCGACCGACTGCACCGCGAACAGGCGATCGAAGCCCGGCTCGCACGCTTCAAGGCGGATAACCGATAA
- a CDS encoding OB-fold-containig protein, whose amino-acid sequence MALLFSPECAPFAIAAAILVGLTAIEMLAMVMGFSMTEFLGKPEVHGHDGILAYLSWLNLGGVPLLILMMLTLGFFAMTGFALQAVANAFWAPLPSLIAVIPAALATIPMVRASSRTVARIVPHDETYAVDLDALLGRTAEVSIGPLDQGLPGRVRVKDQHGNWHVLRARAAKGEGPLAIGASVLLVDHKANVFIAIPAPVDPADADNQSLREQQ is encoded by the coding sequence ATGGCACTCCTTTTCTCCCCTGAATGTGCGCCCTTTGCCATCGCCGCAGCGATCCTTGTCGGCCTGACCGCGATCGAGATGCTCGCGATGGTCATGGGTTTTTCGATGACGGAATTTCTGGGAAAGCCTGAGGTTCATGGCCATGACGGCATCCTGGCTTACCTTTCCTGGCTCAATCTCGGCGGTGTTCCGCTGCTGATTCTCATGATGCTGACGCTCGGTTTCTTCGCGATGACGGGCTTTGCCTTGCAGGCCGTCGCCAACGCCTTCTGGGCACCGCTGCCAAGCTTGATAGCCGTCATACCTGCCGCGCTCGCAACCATTCCCATGGTCAGGGCATCGAGCAGAACCGTGGCGCGGATCGTACCGCACGACGAAACCTACGCGGTCGATCTCGACGCCTTGCTCGGCCGGACAGCCGAGGTGTCGATCGGCCCGCTCGATCAGGGACTGCCGGGCCGCGTCCGCGTCAAGGATCAGCATGGAAACTGGCACGTGCTTCGAGCCCGAGCCGCCAAGGGCGAAGGTCCGCTCGCGATCGGCGCTTCGGTTCTTCTCGTCGATCACAAGGCAAATGTGTTTATCGCCATTCCCGCGCCGGTCGACCCCGCCGATGCGGACAATCAATCTTTGAGGGAGCAGCAATGA